In Brevibacillus brevis NBRC 100599, a single genomic region encodes these proteins:
- a CDS encoding LLM class flavin-dependent oxidoreductase, translating into MEQYRIDAKKGLEFGLYSIGDHVPNPHTGSKISPEQRIKELIEASKLADEAGLDVFAVGESHQTYFTTQAHTVILGAIAQATKNIKIASSATVLSTSDPVRVYEDFATLDLISNGRAEIVAGRGSRVGAYSLLGYDVRDYEELFEEKMDLLLKLNNEDRVTWEGQFRAPLQNATILPQPLQGRLPIWRAVGGPPASAIKAGQAGVPMMLTTLGGPAINFKGSVDAYREAAKQNGFDPATLPVATTSLFYTADKTSDALREFYPHLNGGFIALRGGGYPKQQFAQSVDYRDALMVGSPDVIIEKMLFQYEMYGQQRFMAQIDFGGVPVDKIAKNIELIATKILPEVKKHTTKS; encoded by the coding sequence ATGGAACAATATCGTATCGACGCCAAAAAGGGACTTGAATTCGGCTTATATTCGATTGGCGACCATGTCCCGAATCCACACACAGGCTCCAAGATTTCTCCTGAACAGCGCATCAAGGAATTAATCGAGGCAAGCAAGCTGGCAGATGAAGCAGGACTTGATGTATTCGCTGTCGGCGAAAGCCACCAGACGTATTTTACGACGCAGGCGCATACCGTCATTCTGGGTGCGATCGCACAAGCTACGAAGAACATTAAAATCGCTAGCTCCGCCACTGTATTGAGCACATCCGATCCGGTCCGCGTGTATGAGGATTTTGCTACCTTGGATCTGATCTCCAATGGTCGGGCAGAAATTGTTGCGGGACGCGGTTCCCGAGTAGGAGCATATAGCCTCCTCGGCTACGATGTGCGCGACTATGAGGAATTGTTTGAAGAGAAGATGGACCTTCTTCTCAAGCTAAATAACGAGGATCGCGTGACCTGGGAAGGGCAGTTCCGTGCACCGCTACAAAACGCTACCATCCTGCCTCAGCCTTTACAAGGACGTCTGCCCATCTGGCGTGCAGTAGGAGGACCACCTGCAAGCGCAATTAAAGCCGGTCAAGCTGGCGTGCCTATGATGCTGACCACACTTGGAGGTCCAGCCATCAACTTCAAAGGCTCCGTCGATGCTTACCGAGAGGCTGCGAAGCAAAATGGTTTTGACCCAGCTACCTTGCCAGTAGCAACAACGAGTTTGTTTTATACAGCCGACAAAACTTCGGATGCGCTTCGCGAGTTCTATCCGCATCTAAATGGTGGGTTTATCGCATTGCGTGGCGGTGGCTATCCGAAGCAACAGTTTGCACAATCAGTCGATTATCGTGATGCATTAATGGTAGGCAGCCCTGACGTCATCATCGAAAAAATGCTTTTCCAATACGAAATGTACGGACAACAACGCTTTATGGCACAAATCGATTTCGGCGGTGTACCTGTTGATAAAATCGCGAAAAACATTGAACTGATCGCAACGAAAATCTTGCCAGAAGTGAAAAAGCATACCACCAAATCGTAG
- a CDS encoding DUF1266 domain-containing protein, which yields MFIFTSKKEKQFTLFTHSMHAAITIGAGTRLIDIKDNYTKWGMKDATSQRSRLTWMLQEGERKEFARLHHFMTALSESGRKEYIDSLESDQERIAKAKVVQFYMRRLPAEGIAAYDYTWASFLSRRKGDYGYISKEEARQFKLQATRQTQQAYNNWGEFFTGYIAGYQFMTAQTSLDYLRENEWEFTRYFVSKHSSIVKTDWHTDFSDL from the coding sequence ATGTTCATCTTTACCAGTAAGAAGGAAAAACAATTTACTCTATTTACCCACAGTATGCATGCGGCCATTACGATCGGAGCTGGAACTCGTTTAATAGATATAAAGGATAACTACACCAAATGGGGTATGAAGGACGCAACAAGCCAGAGATCCAGATTGACATGGATGCTGCAAGAAGGGGAGCGAAAAGAGTTTGCCCGGCTTCACCATTTCATGACTGCCTTATCGGAGTCAGGGCGAAAGGAATATATCGACTCCTTGGAATCAGACCAGGAACGCATCGCCAAGGCGAAGGTTGTTCAATTTTATATGCGTAGGCTGCCCGCAGAAGGGATAGCCGCCTACGATTATACCTGGGCTTCTTTTCTAAGTCGTCGGAAAGGGGACTACGGCTATATCAGCAAAGAAGAAGCGAGACAGTTTAAGCTACAAGCCACCCGACAAACCCAACAAGCCTATAACAATTGGGGCGAGTTTTTCACGGGATATATCGCTGGCTATCAATTTATGACTGCTCAGACATCGCTGGATTACCTGCGCGAAAATGAGTGGGAATTTACCCGCTACTTTGTTTCCAAGCACAGCTCGATTGTAAAAACGGATTGGCATACAGACTTTTCCGATCTTTAA
- a CDS encoding tetratricopeptide repeat protein translates to MNIWRILDIDPTEDISTIKKAYAKKLRLHHPEDDPEGYQQLREAYDLAIKMAKQGQGKPRMEPILVDPSSPAEEEVEEVVPTQTVKRVLSIDDVHEQLDRNDHQVDSIDNFIEQVQALYDDFPARINPENWTRLLHSDLVWDIQQGRFVRERLFDFLEEHHHLPKSVWVKLEECFHWRELIEKPYYMDEHSEEFCAYYRKQLDEPGLRFDTLLQATDIDHDLFLSYRDTAYQALKENQLELANPSLNAAIALFADDPDLLRLLGEYCQRIGDMDGAIDAFSRIISLQPDTIDNYVARAYIWYNHQHFTEALNECEYILSQVPNHAEALSLLGKCQLELGDAALAKATFQQLLAANPHDYQALIMLTQLRADMVKQAKNLPAKERDLALQPLIAELGERKGLHKQTKQALRFQVIYTTVVLALIVLFHSLFSGAFEDHTGLGPISYVKHVVNGPLHITSAYEFDRMEPDQFITTRITDAHPLGIFQYQQKDADGNSTTTYESYMSVAKKGSTVAPSAWAYIGHLDGAPVILLATAEQAVKMNETKTLEIVQGKIQEMPKEVLDDAEEILQQPGLNSTYDATSLVTDHLIDAKQHKLAWPPFSAAFCGIILLLLYRVFFRTLYKIYLLTRF, encoded by the coding sequence GTGAATATTTGGAGGATACTGGACATTGATCCTACCGAAGATATTTCGACGATAAAAAAAGCCTATGCGAAAAAGCTAAGGCTGCATCACCCGGAAGATGATCCAGAGGGTTACCAACAACTGCGAGAAGCATACGATCTGGCTATTAAAATGGCGAAGCAGGGCCAGGGAAAACCGCGGATGGAGCCAATTCTGGTCGATCCTTCTTCACCAGCCGAAGAGGAAGTCGAAGAAGTGGTGCCCACCCAGACTGTTAAGCGCGTATTGTCCATTGACGACGTTCACGAACAACTTGATCGTAATGATCATCAGGTGGACTCAATCGACAATTTTATAGAGCAGGTACAAGCTTTGTACGACGACTTTCCCGCTAGAATCAATCCCGAAAACTGGACGAGACTGCTTCATTCTGATCTGGTTTGGGATATCCAACAGGGTCGATTTGTACGTGAGCGCCTGTTTGACTTTTTAGAAGAGCATCATCATTTGCCAAAAAGCGTGTGGGTGAAGCTCGAGGAATGCTTTCATTGGCGAGAACTCATTGAAAAACCTTACTATATGGACGAGCATTCGGAAGAATTTTGTGCTTATTATCGAAAACAGCTAGACGAGCCCGGATTGCGTTTTGACACTTTACTACAAGCAACCGATATCGATCACGATTTATTTCTATCTTATCGCGATACAGCTTATCAAGCATTGAAAGAAAATCAACTGGAGCTTGCTAACCCCTCACTCAACGCGGCTATTGCTTTATTTGCCGATGATCCCGATTTGCTTCGACTGCTGGGGGAGTATTGCCAGCGCATCGGCGACATGGATGGTGCGATAGACGCTTTTTCCCGTATCATCAGCCTTCAGCCTGACACTATCGACAACTACGTGGCTCGAGCCTATATCTGGTACAATCATCAGCACTTCACCGAGGCTCTGAATGAATGTGAATACATCTTATCGCAAGTCCCAAACCACGCAGAAGCACTCAGCCTGCTTGGAAAATGTCAATTGGAGCTGGGTGACGCCGCTTTGGCCAAAGCCACTTTTCAGCAGCTATTGGCAGCCAATCCACACGACTATCAGGCGCTTATCATGCTCACGCAGCTTCGTGCAGACATGGTAAAGCAGGCGAAGAATCTGCCAGCAAAAGAACGGGACCTTGCCTTGCAACCGCTGATTGCTGAGCTGGGAGAACGAAAAGGCCTGCACAAACAAACGAAGCAAGCTCTTCGCTTTCAAGTAATCTACACAACGGTGGTCCTTGCCCTCATCGTGCTTTTCCATTCTCTTTTCTCAGGGGCGTTTGAGGATCATACGGGATTGGGGCCCATCTCCTACGTTAAGCATGTTGTGAATGGACCTCTCCACATCACATCGGCATACGAATTCGACCGAATGGAGCCTGACCAATTCATCACTACCAGGATAACGGATGCCCATCCTCTCGGTATTTTTCAGTATCAGCAAAAGGATGCAGACGGAAACAGCACCACTACGTATGAATCGTACATGTCGGTCGCCAAAAAAGGCTCTACTGTTGCCCCCTCAGCCTGGGCGTACATTGGCCACTTGGATGGAGCACCGGTCATACTCTTGGCTACAGCAGAACAAGCGGTAAAGATGAATGAAACCAAGACGCTTGAGATCGTGCAGGGGAAGATACAAGAAATGCCAAAAGAAGTACTGGATGACGCAGAGGAGATTCTACAACAGCCTGGCCTTAATTCTACATACGATGCCACATCTCTCGTAACCGATCATCTAATCGATGCGAAGCAGCATAAGCTCGCGTGGCCGCCGTTTTCCGCCGCTTTCTGTGGGATCATTCTTCTGCTCTTGTATCGCGTCTTCTTTCGTACCCTTTACAAGATATACCTCCTCACTCGATTCTGA